One genomic region from Lates calcarifer isolate ASB-BC8 linkage group LG10, TLL_Latcal_v3, whole genome shotgun sequence encodes:
- the mlc1 gene encoding membrane protein MLC1 isoform X1: MQCEEMSAREEFTYSHMPTLERGSGTLGRRGDRGAERRPERGERDRLERDSYTVDVRASDLQLAQPEPLKHPCFSYRAWLYSVLIGGSLLITSGFSLYLGNVFPVAMDYLRCAAGSGLPAAIASFAIAKNRHVAVSDFQVVYVSTFAVTTTCLVWFGCKLVLNPSAVNINFNLILMILLEVLMASTVILSARSAEDCCCHRKSGTYDRPVVITPAVFPTRLLKAYSVIEVIVGISAVFGGIIALNMDALLPGPYLSVTFFWILVACFPSAIASHVVSEYPNKCLVEVLIAISSVTSPLLFSASGFLSCSVISFIEIFLHDVPTAKQSYDILLLILMVLLLVQAVLTSATVVHCASYKSQLRMGAPECEDSMTHYCEVRQQQASNTGTQDFDKDRAWKAVVVQMAQ; the protein is encoded by the exons ATGCAGTGTGAGGAGATGTCAGCCAGAGAGGAGTTCACCTACAGCCACATGCCCACTCTGGAAAGAGGCAGCGGGACACTAGGACGACGGGGCGACAGGGGAGCGGAAAGAAGGCCAGAGAGGGGGGAGCGGGATAGACTCGAGCGGGACAGCTACACGGTGGACGTGAGGGCCAGTGACCTGCAGCTGGCCCAGCCGGAGCCTCTAAAGCACCCCTGCTTCAGCTACAGGGCCTGGCTCTACAGTGTCCTCATAGGG ggcAGTCTGCTCATCACATCTGGTTTCTCTCTGTACCTGGGAAATGTGTTTCCTGTTGCCATGGACTACCTGCGCTGCGCTGCAGGCTCT GGTCTCCCTGCAGCCATTGCTAGTTTTGCCATTGCCAAGAACAGACATGTTGCA GTGTCAGATTTCCAGGTGGTTTATGTGTCAACATTTGCTGTAACAACCACCTGcctggtttggtttggttgtAAACTGGTCCTGAACCCCTCTGCTGTCAAT ATCAACTTTAACCTCATCTTGATGATTTTGCTGGAGGTTTTGATGGCTAGTACTGTCATCCTGTCAGCCCGCTCTGCAGAGGACTGCTGCTGCCACAGgaag TCAGGGACATATGACAGACCTGTGGTTATAACGCCTGCAGTGTTCCCCACTCGACTCCTTAAGGCATATTCT GTGATCGAAGTTATCGTGGGAATCTCTGCTGTATTTGGAGGTATTATTGCCCTCAACATGGATGCTTTGCTACCAGGTCCCTACTTGTCTGTTACATTTTTCTGGATCCTTGTGGCT TGTTTCCCCAGTGCTATTGCGAGCCATGTTGTGTCAGAATACCCCAATAAATGCCTG GTGGAGGTGCTGATTGCCATCAGCAGTGTGACGTCTCCGCTGCTCTTTTCAGCCTCAGGCTTCCTCTCTTGTAGTGTGATCAGCTTTATTGAAATTTTTCTGCATGATGTACCTACAGCCAAG CAATCCTATGACATCCTGCTGCTGATTCtgatggtgctgctgctggtgcaggCAGTTCTAACTTCAGCCACTGTGGTGCACTGTGCCTCCTACAAGAGTCAGCTCCGCATGGGGGCTCCAGAGTGTGAAGACAGCATGACCCATTACTGTGAGGTGAGGCAG CAGCAAGCATCCAACACAGGAACGCAGGATTTTGACAAAGACAGAGCCTGGAAGGCAGTTGTGGTCCAAATGGCCCAATGA
- the mlc1 gene encoding membrane protein MLC1 isoform X2 yields the protein MQCEEMSAREEFTYSHMPTLERGSGTLGRRGDRGAERRPERGERDRLERDSYTVDVRASDLQLAQPEPLKHPCFSYRAWLYSVLIGGSLLITSGFSLYLGNVFPVAMDYLRCAAGSGLPAAIASFAIAKNRHVAVSDFQVVYVSTFAVTTTCLVWFGCKLVLNPSAVNINFNLILMILLEVLMASTVILSARSAEDCCCHRKSGTYDRPVVITPAVFPTRLLKAYSVIEVIVGISAVFGGIIALNMDALLPGPYLSVTFFWILVACFPSAIASHVVSEYPNKCLVEVLIAISSVTSPLLFSASGFLSCSVISFIEIFLHDVPTAKQSYDILLLILMVLLLVQAVLTSATVVHCASYKSQLRMGAPECEDSMTHYCEVRQQASNTGTQDFDKDRAWKAVVVQMAQ from the exons ATGCAGTGTGAGGAGATGTCAGCCAGAGAGGAGTTCACCTACAGCCACATGCCCACTCTGGAAAGAGGCAGCGGGACACTAGGACGACGGGGCGACAGGGGAGCGGAAAGAAGGCCAGAGAGGGGGGAGCGGGATAGACTCGAGCGGGACAGCTACACGGTGGACGTGAGGGCCAGTGACCTGCAGCTGGCCCAGCCGGAGCCTCTAAAGCACCCCTGCTTCAGCTACAGGGCCTGGCTCTACAGTGTCCTCATAGGG ggcAGTCTGCTCATCACATCTGGTTTCTCTCTGTACCTGGGAAATGTGTTTCCTGTTGCCATGGACTACCTGCGCTGCGCTGCAGGCTCT GGTCTCCCTGCAGCCATTGCTAGTTTTGCCATTGCCAAGAACAGACATGTTGCA GTGTCAGATTTCCAGGTGGTTTATGTGTCAACATTTGCTGTAACAACCACCTGcctggtttggtttggttgtAAACTGGTCCTGAACCCCTCTGCTGTCAAT ATCAACTTTAACCTCATCTTGATGATTTTGCTGGAGGTTTTGATGGCTAGTACTGTCATCCTGTCAGCCCGCTCTGCAGAGGACTGCTGCTGCCACAGgaag TCAGGGACATATGACAGACCTGTGGTTATAACGCCTGCAGTGTTCCCCACTCGACTCCTTAAGGCATATTCT GTGATCGAAGTTATCGTGGGAATCTCTGCTGTATTTGGAGGTATTATTGCCCTCAACATGGATGCTTTGCTACCAGGTCCCTACTTGTCTGTTACATTTTTCTGGATCCTTGTGGCT TGTTTCCCCAGTGCTATTGCGAGCCATGTTGTGTCAGAATACCCCAATAAATGCCTG GTGGAGGTGCTGATTGCCATCAGCAGTGTGACGTCTCCGCTGCTCTTTTCAGCCTCAGGCTTCCTCTCTTGTAGTGTGATCAGCTTTATTGAAATTTTTCTGCATGATGTACCTACAGCCAAG CAATCCTATGACATCCTGCTGCTGATTCtgatggtgctgctgctggtgcaggCAGTTCTAACTTCAGCCACTGTGGTGCACTGTGCCTCCTACAAGAGTCAGCTCCGCATGGGGGCTCCAGAGTGTGAAGACAGCATGACCCATTACTGTGAGGTGAGGCAG CAAGCATCCAACACAGGAACGCAGGATTTTGACAAAGACAGAGCCTGGAAGGCAGTTGTGGTCCAAATGGCCCAATGA
- the mlc1 gene encoding membrane protein MLC1 isoform X4, with protein sequence MQCEEMSAREEFTYSHMPTLERGSGTLGRRGDRGAERRPERGERDRLERDSYTVDVRASDLQLAQPEPLKHPCFSYRAWLYSVLIGGSLLITSGFSLYLGNVFPVAMDYLRCAAGSGLPAAIASFAIAKNRHVAVSDFQVVYVSTFAVTTTCLVWFGCKLVLNPSAVNINFNLILMILLEVLMASTVILSARSAEDCCCHRKSGTYDRPVVITPAVFPTRLLKAYSVIEVIVGISAVFGGIIALNMDALLPGPYLSVTFFWILVACFPSAIASHVVSEYPNKCLVEVLIAISSVTSPLLFSASGFLSCSVISFIEIFLHDVPTAKQSYDILLLILMVLLLVQAVLTSATVVHCASYKSQLRMGAPECEDSMTHYCEQASNTGTQDFDKDRAWKAVVVQMAQ encoded by the exons ATGCAGTGTGAGGAGATGTCAGCCAGAGAGGAGTTCACCTACAGCCACATGCCCACTCTGGAAAGAGGCAGCGGGACACTAGGACGACGGGGCGACAGGGGAGCGGAAAGAAGGCCAGAGAGGGGGGAGCGGGATAGACTCGAGCGGGACAGCTACACGGTGGACGTGAGGGCCAGTGACCTGCAGCTGGCCCAGCCGGAGCCTCTAAAGCACCCCTGCTTCAGCTACAGGGCCTGGCTCTACAGTGTCCTCATAGGG ggcAGTCTGCTCATCACATCTGGTTTCTCTCTGTACCTGGGAAATGTGTTTCCTGTTGCCATGGACTACCTGCGCTGCGCTGCAGGCTCT GGTCTCCCTGCAGCCATTGCTAGTTTTGCCATTGCCAAGAACAGACATGTTGCA GTGTCAGATTTCCAGGTGGTTTATGTGTCAACATTTGCTGTAACAACCACCTGcctggtttggtttggttgtAAACTGGTCCTGAACCCCTCTGCTGTCAAT ATCAACTTTAACCTCATCTTGATGATTTTGCTGGAGGTTTTGATGGCTAGTACTGTCATCCTGTCAGCCCGCTCTGCAGAGGACTGCTGCTGCCACAGgaag TCAGGGACATATGACAGACCTGTGGTTATAACGCCTGCAGTGTTCCCCACTCGACTCCTTAAGGCATATTCT GTGATCGAAGTTATCGTGGGAATCTCTGCTGTATTTGGAGGTATTATTGCCCTCAACATGGATGCTTTGCTACCAGGTCCCTACTTGTCTGTTACATTTTTCTGGATCCTTGTGGCT TGTTTCCCCAGTGCTATTGCGAGCCATGTTGTGTCAGAATACCCCAATAAATGCCTG GTGGAGGTGCTGATTGCCATCAGCAGTGTGACGTCTCCGCTGCTCTTTTCAGCCTCAGGCTTCCTCTCTTGTAGTGTGATCAGCTTTATTGAAATTTTTCTGCATGATGTACCTACAGCCAAG CAATCCTATGACATCCTGCTGCTGATTCtgatggtgctgctgctggtgcaggCAGTTCTAACTTCAGCCACTGTGGTGCACTGTGCCTCCTACAAGAGTCAGCTCCGCATGGGGGCTCCAGAGTGTGAAGACAGCATGACCCATTACTGTGAG CAAGCATCCAACACAGGAACGCAGGATTTTGACAAAGACAGAGCCTGGAAGGCAGTTGTGGTCCAAATGGCCCAATGA
- the mlc1 gene encoding membrane protein MLC1 isoform X3, translated as MQCEEMSAREEFTYSHMPTLERGSGTLGRRGDRGAERRPERGERDRLERDSYTVDVRASDLQLAQPEPLKHPCFSYRAWLYSVLIGGSLLITSGFSLYLGNVFPVAMDYLRCAAGSGLPAAIASFAIAKNRHVAVSDFQVVYVSTFAVTTTCLVWFGCKLVLNPSAVNINFNLILMILLEVLMASTVILSARSAEDCCCHRKSGTYDRPVVITPAVFPTRLLKAYSVIEVIVGISAVFGGIIALNMDALLPGPYLSVTFFWILVACFPSAIASHVVSEYPNKCLVEVLIAISSVTSPLLFSASGFLSCSVISFIEIFLHDVPTAKQSYDILLLILMVLLLVQAVLTSATVVHCASYKSQLRMGAPECEDSMTHYCEQQASNTGTQDFDKDRAWKAVVVQMAQ; from the exons ATGCAGTGTGAGGAGATGTCAGCCAGAGAGGAGTTCACCTACAGCCACATGCCCACTCTGGAAAGAGGCAGCGGGACACTAGGACGACGGGGCGACAGGGGAGCGGAAAGAAGGCCAGAGAGGGGGGAGCGGGATAGACTCGAGCGGGACAGCTACACGGTGGACGTGAGGGCCAGTGACCTGCAGCTGGCCCAGCCGGAGCCTCTAAAGCACCCCTGCTTCAGCTACAGGGCCTGGCTCTACAGTGTCCTCATAGGG ggcAGTCTGCTCATCACATCTGGTTTCTCTCTGTACCTGGGAAATGTGTTTCCTGTTGCCATGGACTACCTGCGCTGCGCTGCAGGCTCT GGTCTCCCTGCAGCCATTGCTAGTTTTGCCATTGCCAAGAACAGACATGTTGCA GTGTCAGATTTCCAGGTGGTTTATGTGTCAACATTTGCTGTAACAACCACCTGcctggtttggtttggttgtAAACTGGTCCTGAACCCCTCTGCTGTCAAT ATCAACTTTAACCTCATCTTGATGATTTTGCTGGAGGTTTTGATGGCTAGTACTGTCATCCTGTCAGCCCGCTCTGCAGAGGACTGCTGCTGCCACAGgaag TCAGGGACATATGACAGACCTGTGGTTATAACGCCTGCAGTGTTCCCCACTCGACTCCTTAAGGCATATTCT GTGATCGAAGTTATCGTGGGAATCTCTGCTGTATTTGGAGGTATTATTGCCCTCAACATGGATGCTTTGCTACCAGGTCCCTACTTGTCTGTTACATTTTTCTGGATCCTTGTGGCT TGTTTCCCCAGTGCTATTGCGAGCCATGTTGTGTCAGAATACCCCAATAAATGCCTG GTGGAGGTGCTGATTGCCATCAGCAGTGTGACGTCTCCGCTGCTCTTTTCAGCCTCAGGCTTCCTCTCTTGTAGTGTGATCAGCTTTATTGAAATTTTTCTGCATGATGTACCTACAGCCAAG CAATCCTATGACATCCTGCTGCTGATTCtgatggtgctgctgctggtgcaggCAGTTCTAACTTCAGCCACTGTGGTGCACTGTGCCTCCTACAAGAGTCAGCTCCGCATGGGGGCTCCAGAGTGTGAAGACAGCATGACCCATTACTGTGAG CAGCAAGCATCCAACACAGGAACGCAGGATTTTGACAAAGACAGAGCCTGGAAGGCAGTTGTGGTCCAAATGGCCCAATGA